The DNA segment TCGAGGAACACGACCTGGGCTACGCGATCGCGGGAACGCCCGCCGACTGCGTGGTGGCGGGCCTCGAGGCGCTCGGGCCCTATCCCGATCTCGTGATCGCCGGCTGCAACACGGGCGCGAACCTCGGGGCGTACGTCCTCGGACGCTCGGGGACGGTGAGCGCCGCCGTCGAGGCCGCCTTCTGCGGGATCCCGTCGATGGCCGTCTCGCTCTATCTCCCGGAGGACGAGTGGCCCCGCGAGACCGACGCGGAGGACTACGTCGAGGCCTGCCGCGCAACCCGGTATCTCGTCGAGAACGCGATCGACTCCGGCGTCTTCAAGCAGGCGGAGTATCTCAACGTCAACGCCCCGCTCCCGGACGAGGACGGGAATCCCGCCTCGATGGCGATCACCCACCCATCGACCGTCTACGAGATGGGCGCGACCTACGAGGAGGGCTCGATCACGCTCCACGACCGCTCGTGGGACGCGATGGCCAGCGGCAACATCGCCGACCCCGAGGGGACGGACCGCCGGGCGCTCGTCGAGGGGAAGGTGAGCGTCTCGCCGCTCACCGCACCCCACACGACCGAGCACCACGACGCCCTCGACGCGCTCGCGGAGTCGTACGACTCCGACTGAGCTCCCACGGAATCAGACCTTCGGATATCCGTGAATCTCGCGATGCCCTCTGCTGGCGTTTAGCTCGACGATGAACCGCAGTGTCGATCGGGACGACTGGCAGACGGACGGGAACGACCACAGGACTCGGACGGGAGACGGCGAGACGCCGGAACTCGATCTCGATCCCGGTCTCGAAACGCTGATGGCCTTCGTCCTGTTCGTTCTCGTGGCGTTCGTTCTGCTCGCCGTGGACGCGAGCGTCTCCCTCCGATCGTCCCGGCGAGTCCCGTTCCGTTCATGCCCCGTGAAAGGGTGCCGACCGATATGAGTCGGCTCGTCACCCTCGCATCGAGCCCCCAGCTACGCGCGACGCATCGGCACGGAACCGAACGAACGGGGTCGGACATCGTTCGGCTACTCCGCGGCAGCTACGTCGACAGCGCCGGGAGGCCGGCTTCGATCTCGTCGCGTCGGTCCTCCAGCCACTCCGGAAGGACCAGCCGTTCCCCGAGCGCGTCGAGCTCCTCGTCGACCGTGTAGCCCGGCTCCTTCGTCGCGAACTCGAAGAGGACGCCGCCCGGCGTCCGGACGTAGACCGACTTGAACCACTTCCGGTCGATGACCTCCGTCGGTCTGAGCCCCTGCTCGATCAGGACGTCGCGCCACTCCGATTGGGTCTCCTCGGTCACCTGAAACGCCACGTGGTGGACGGTGCCGGCGCCGGGCTGCCCGGGAGGACCCTGCGGACGCTCGACGAGGTCGACGACGGAGCCCAGGTCGCCGTCGGCCTCGTAGCGCCGGCGGTCGCGTTCGCTTCCGGTCCGGTCGTAGCCCATCGTCTTCAGGAGGTTCGCCGTGGGATCGGCGGACGTGAGCGAGAGCGTCACGCCGAAGAACCCCCGGATCGCGTGCTCCGCGGGGACCGGTCCCTTCGGCGGGTTTCCTTCGGGCGCGTCCGAACGCGCCACGAGTTCCAGCGGGAGTCCGTCCGGATCGCGGAGCGGGACGACCGCGTCGCCGAAGCGTTCCCGGGGCTCGTCGTGATCGACGCCTTCCTCGGCGAGCCGGTCGGTCCAGTAGTCGACCGAGCCGTCGGGGATCAGGAACTGGGTGGTGGCGACCTGGCCCGTCCCCACCCGCCCGGGGCGAGCACCGGCGTACGGGAAGAACGTCATGCTGGTTCCGGGCGAGCCCTCGTGGTCGGCGTAGAACAGGTGGTAGACCGAGACGTCGTCCTGGTTCACGCTCCGCTTGACCAGGCGGAGCCCGAGCGTCTCGGTGTAGAACGCGAGGTTTCGTCCGGGATCGCTTCCGATGGCCGTGACGTGGTGGATTCCGGGAATGGCCGCGGGCATGCCGATACGTACGCGGCTGATCCTGAATAACCCCGCGGTCGAGATCCAGTTAGACTCGAAGACTGATACTCCGCCGAGGTCTCCGATTCGAGCCGGCAAGCGGGTGCGAGACGAGTACGACACACCCGGCGCGATGGTAGAGCTATACGTCGAAGACCCCTCGTTTCGCGTGATGCCCGACAACCGGTTCTACGTCGTCGACGTGTTCGCGCGGGAGAAGTACGCCGGGAACCAGCTCGCTGTCGTCCTCGGCGCCTCCTCGCTCACCATGGAGGAGATGCAGCGGATCACCCGCGAGACCAACTTCTCCGAGGCGGCGTTCGTCGAGTCCGAGGGGATACGGGGGGACGGATACGACGTTCGGATCTTCGACCCGATCGAGGAGCTCCCGTTCGCCGGCCACCCGACGCTCGGCACCGCGTTCGTGATCCGGGAACACCTCCGCGAGGACCGACCCGACGAGATACCGCTCGATCTGGGCGTCGGACGGATTCCCGTCCGGGTCGAACGCGACGAGGCGGGAAACGAACGCTTCTGGATGCGCCAGATCCCGCCCTCGTTCGAGGAGACGTTCGACCGATCGCTCGTCGCCCGCGTCCTCGGCCTCGACGAGGAGGACGTCGACGGGCGGTATCCCGTCCGGTTCGTCTCGACCGGCCTCCCGACCGTCGTCGTCCCGCTTCGAACCCTCGAGGCCGTTCGGCGAGCGGAGACGAACCTCGAGCCCTACTACGAGGAACTCGTCGAGCCGTACGGTAACCTGAACCTCCTGGTGTTCGCGCCCGAGACCTACGAGGGAAACGACCTGAACGCACGGGTGTTCGCGGACTGCGCCGGCGTTCCCGAGGATCCGGCGACGGGCTCCTCGAACGGCTGTCTGGCCGCCTACCTCGTCGAACACGACTACTTCGGCGCCGACGAAATCGACGTGCGAGTGGAGCAGGGATACGAGATGGACCGTCCGTCGCTGCTCGGCTTGCGAGCGACGAGGACGGCCGACGGGATCGAGGTCCACGTTGGCGGACGGGTGATCCCGACGATGGAGGGGCGGCTCGTCTAACACTATCACGGGGCGACCGGAACGGCGTCCTCGGACGCCGTATTCGACCGGACCGGGGGCTCGATCGGTACGGCTCGTTTTTGTCCGGGCGGAGCATACCGTCACCCATGTCAATGGAGGAGTCTCCGATGCCGACCGGATTCGCGGACACGTTCTGGCGTCGCCACTCCAACCCGAAGAGCGGCTGGAGTCGAGCCCTGACGCTGCCCGCCGTTCTCTACGCGGTCTACCACCGGAACTGGCAGTTCCTGGCCGCCGCCGTCGTGTTCGTGGTCCTCAATCCGCTGTTGTTCCCTCCGCCGGAGACCGAGGACGCGTGGATGACTCGGGTCGTGCTCGCGGAGCGGTGGTGGACCGGCGAGATGGGGCGGGGAGTCCTCAACCTCTCCTATCCGAAGGTGCTCAACGTCCCCACGTCGGCGTACGCGCTGCTGTCGGCCTACCGCCGACGACCGATCCGAACGGTCCTGGCCGGCGGGGCCTCGATGGCGCTGAAGTTCTGGTTCGTCGGCACACTCGTCAGGCGCTACTATCGACGGACGCCGGGGAGTTCGGAGGAGAACGGCTCGGGATGACGCGACGAGACGCGCTCACCGGCTCCCGCGCTGCTGGGCCGACGATCGCTGGAGTAGTCCACGGTTCGGCCCGATCGTGAGTCCGGCATATCGTTCGTGGTGCGTTCACTTCCTACGTAGCCGTCGTCGGCAGCGTGGTGAACGGGTGGACGGCGACCGACGCCTACGTCCCGGCACGGTGTTGCCGAGGTCGGGCATGACGATCGGCCTTGACCGACCGTCCGATCCGACTCGAGCTATCACTTTCGCGATGAGGGAGATGACGACGGTACCCGCTCCATTGGCACCCAGGTGCCGGAGGAACCGTCTCTGGCTTACCAACTGATCCGAAACGTGATCTCGTTATTGTCGTCTCTCT comes from the Halalkalicoccus sp. CG83 genome and includes:
- a CDS encoding ring-cleaving dioxygenase, translating into MPAAIPGIHHVTAIGSDPGRNLAFYTETLGLRLVKRSVNQDDVSVYHLFYADHEGSPGTSMTFFPYAGARPGRVGTGQVATTQFLIPDGSVDYWTDRLAEEGVDHDEPRERFGDAVVPLRDPDGLPLELVARSDAPEGNPPKGPVPAEHAIRGFFGVTLSLTSADPTANLLKTMGYDRTGSERDRRRYEADGDLGSVVDLVERPQGPPGQPGAGTVHHVAFQVTEETQSEWRDVLIEQGLRPTEVIDRKWFKSVYVRTPGGVLFEFATKEPGYTVDEELDALGERLVLPEWLEDRRDEIEAGLPALST
- the surE gene encoding 5'/3'-nucleotidase SurE, whose translation is MGLEVLLTNDDGIDSPGFRALYDALCDVAEVTAVAPANDQSAVGRAMSDEVTVEEHDLGYAIAGTPADCVVAGLEALGPYPDLVIAGCNTGANLGAYVLGRSGTVSAAVEAAFCGIPSMAVSLYLPEDEWPRETDAEDYVEACRATRYLVENAIDSGVFKQAEYLNVNAPLPDEDGNPASMAITHPSTVYEMGATYEEGSITLHDRSWDAMASGNIADPEGTDRRALVEGKVSVSPLTAPHTTEHHDALDALAESYDSD
- a CDS encoding PhzF family phenazine biosynthesis protein, with product MPDNRFYVVDVFAREKYAGNQLAVVLGASSLTMEEMQRITRETNFSEAAFVESEGIRGDGYDVRIFDPIEELPFAGHPTLGTAFVIREHLREDRPDEIPLDLGVGRIPVRVERDEAGNERFWMRQIPPSFEETFDRSLVARVLGLDEEDVDGRYPVRFVSTGLPTVVVPLRTLEAVRRAETNLEPYYEELVEPYGNLNLLVFAPETYEGNDLNARVFADCAGVPEDPATGSSNGCLAAYLVEHDYFGADEIDVRVEQGYEMDRPSLLGLRATRTADGIEVHVGGRVIPTMEGRLV
- a CDS encoding DUF6653 family protein — translated: MSMEESPMPTGFADTFWRRHSNPKSGWSRALTLPAVLYAVYHRNWQFLAAAVVFVVLNPLLFPPPETEDAWMTRVVLAERWWTGEMGRGVLNLSYPKVLNVPTSAYALLSAYRRRPIRTVLAGGASMALKFWFVGTLVRRYYRRTPGSSEENGSG